From Gossypium raimondii isolate GPD5lz chromosome 11, ASM2569854v1, whole genome shotgun sequence:
tattaggattttttcttaaaaacacttATTCAAAATCGtcaagataaaataattttgtttgttgaaatatttttcttaaaaacaatgTTAGCATTTTGATTGAAATGCTTAACAATTGTAACTATTTAGACTAACCGATAACATTATAAATGTAGATGgactaaattatgtcaaaaacaaagtatataaattaaatctcaaGTTTCAGGATAGTCTAGAGGTCAAAATTTACTTGTGGTCATTGCCTTATAATGTCAAGAAAAAGCgacacaaatctaaaaaaatgGGAAGCCATATGTTAGTCTCTAATACTCTTAGAATATTCCAATCATATATAACTATATAATGTTTTATCTGAAAAATATAAGAACAAAATTATGTTAAAGattaaagtatatagattaaatctcaaatttaaacctattaaagggactgaaattaaaaattaactatttttataaaatgcaaATGCATAGTAAAAATGTTGCAGTTAGGATCTGCTATCACAGTGGGTATACTGGAAAACCGTCGCAGATGGAACCTACTATCGTTGTGGGTACACACCAACATTTAATAGCAGATATATTGTCGATTCTTCCTCCTATCATATCAACCCACCTATGCAATGCATTACAatcaatttgtaaatattaggCATAATGACTTTTAACCCTATACTTTTAGAATGTTACAATAACGATCTAAATATTAGGCATAATGACTTTTTTCCccctccaactttataaaaaaattattttagctttccatttaatttttagcTTGCTTTTGCCCTTaaaatttgtcaaatcacccaaaaatgaacGAAAGAGTTAGCATTTGTGAACTTTGATAATGTGACAAACATGTGAATTGTCATGTGGAtgatatgttaatatttaattaattttttaaatttaaaaattattatactatttcaataattttaatagtttttatttttaaaaaattataaatttttgaaaatttaaaatttttaaaattaattaaatgttgacttGTCATTCATGTGGCAATCCATATGTATTCCATGTctacaaagttaaaaaaatgtgaatttttctattcattttggaATGATTTGACAAAATAACGCAAGCTTGAGGCTAAAAAaggcgaaaaattaaatgaagggttaaaaaatgattttgtcCTTttagctctcttttttttcttttgaatcactTTGATTCCTCAAcctttaaaatgtgaaattgctTTCTTTTGgatggaaaaattttaacgaCATTTGCAACTTGTGTggtaatttatatatactttattataacatagataatttttctaaaaatttaagaacttttttttgaaattttgtgaattaTCGTGAATTGTCATGCAGTGGtcatgttaatattattaaaactttaacaatttgttTAGTGTTTCcgtttaaaagaaaacaaatttactaaaatttaaaggtgGTAGGTAAAAAGatccaaaagaaaagaagaatatgtttattattatgcttATTTTCACTTGAATatgtttaaaacatttttcgggaaaaatatttatatttataaatatgttttcaataaaatatgtttttttcagaattttaaaactaatatatatatataaactattcaaaaccatataaaaataattacctttaaattttatcaatattataaattacttgaataaaaaattattctatgatttttaaaattcattataaaaataattagatattttttcattcatatacaCAATCAGGCATCGCAAATAAACCGTAAGATTAATGTTGATGTGAATAGTTGAAAATGACACTCTAAATGAATATTGCTTGTATtgtcaaaactatttttaaatttaatacacTTTTATTAATTgtactttaaattaaattaaaatcatatttttataaagaaaaatgtctagaagattttttttttacaatttaaaatagttCTGCTTCATATTGTTTACAAAGCTACTTTTTAATGAAATTCGTAAAGttattctaaaattaataaagttcaaaataattgtaaattagttttttaatttttacaatcgtatatattatatatattacaaaatattatgttataaggTCTAAGACACAAATTTGATATGTACAACTTATGTAATTCACAGAGGATTCTGATCACATCCCAAAATATAGGGATTATTGTCCTCCCTAAAGAccatatcttttctttttttattttcaacaacaTAGAGTAAAAGCACCAACTAAAATATATAGGGTTATGAGTAAACTCTTAACTTTCAAATACAGTTGTGTATATCAATCAATTTCTCAGGTCTATTCACGAATATGACAGTCTCAGATTTCAAGCCATATATGGGAGTTCCCTCGAACTCCCACCACTAGCACTGTAAATATATGTGGATTTATCACATTTGGTTTACAGTTTAAGTGCAGGTGAAATCTATTAGTGTATAAGGAAATGCAATCCTTCGTAGATAACATCTATCAAAGGGATTGTAAAAGCACAGTAAAAACATCACATTTAGGATTTGCTATCACTGTGGGTATACTGCAAGACCATTGCAAATGGAATCTACTATCACTGTGGCTATACAACAACGTTTAATTGCAGATATACTACCAATTCTTCCTCCGATCCATGCAATGCATTACAATAAATTCCAAACATCCAAAACATTTCAATATTCTACCTCATAACAAGTCAGTAGCAATGATGAATATAGTAATCATTCAATATATCAACAATTTAGGGCATACGATTTATTTCATCAGacatttatatacataacaCATAGATTATTCACGAATCAAACAATCATCCGGGAACGACTAAAAACCATATTAATTTGCCCAATCGGGGACCTAATTTCCTGATCTAGTTCTCTACATAGCATTCAAACCTATAATTTAGGGACTggtttgaatgaaatattaaaatttaatgtcaaAATTGTAAGTTTTAAACCTTAGGAACCACACCGCGTGTGCGGTTCGAACACTTGAGCTGCAGgtgagtcacacgaccatgtgagaTGCCTGTGTGTGGGGTCTCAGGTCGTGTGAAAGACAAAGGTGCAAGGGATTTCAGGGAGACATGGTCATGTATGTGACTGTGTGGACTGGGCAGATTCAAATTTAACTCGGTTTAGTCATAAAAGAACACCCATATGACTTTTTGAGGTCTTGAGCAATGATCCTTCATTCAAACTTGATCTAATCACCTACAATGGGTCTTCCAATCAATCCAAAACGCTAAGATTAATGACAATGTTCAAGATTTATcatctaatcaaaattttttaagttaattcgTATTCAATGTGAAAGATCGACAAGAACGAGATGTATTCCAGATCTCAAGGGTTTAACAAAATTAGGTATGAGAATACTTACTATTCTTGACATGATTGAAACAAAATTGATGGCATTACAACGATTGGGTACTAAAATTGAATCGATTGAAACTTGATTTAATCTCGAGATTTCAACGAAATTTTTAGCAAAAtcaaagagtttttttttttttgtaaaaggggGCTGAAGAGAAAATAGGGAAGAAATAGAGAGGATTAGGGTTCAATTTTGAGTTGAAATAGAATAGGAAGTCCTAGTGGGGTTAGGAAAGGATTTAATAGTTGGGGTTTGGAAAAATTGAGGGGTTGTTTGGCAGATGGCTCATTTTGGCCGAAATTCGAAAAAAGTTTTGGAGGAAACGACGTGGATAAAACTTAGTACAAGGTGGAAATTTAGATAATACTTCGGCCATTAGGCACCCATTTTATGGTTTTTGAATTCCACCACATTTAATAGATAAGCTATTCTAAGTTTGTTCCTTAAagtgcagaaaaataaaaaagaaaggagaagtGTGGGTTTAAACCTTGATTTTTAGAACTTCACACCAAACTCTTAACCACTAATATTGagatttttaagatttatttcataatgaatttaagaaatttttaaccCTATACTTTCATGATGTTACAAAAACTATGTAATTATTCAGCATATTGACTTTTAACCTTATACTTTCATGATCTTacaaaactatataaatattagGCATAATGACTTTTCCCCTccaaatgtataaaaaattattattttagctttccatttaatttttagcTTCCTTTAGTCCTTGAAATTTGTTAGATCACCCAAAAATGGATGAAAGAGTTAGCAGTGAACTTTGATAATGTGACAAACACATAAATTGTCATGTAGATGAtatgtcaacatttaattaatttttaaatttaaaaatattatactagttcaataaatttaatgatttctttaaattattttttgaatttttaaatttttaaaaattaattaaatgttgacgtGACATTCACGTGGCAGTCCATATGCATTCCATGtctataaagttaaaaaaaatgttaacttttctattcattttggggtgatttgacaaaataacgcaagtttaagggctaaaaaacaaaagaaattaaatgaagggttaaaaatgatttttttgtcaaGTTGGAGGCCaactaaattattatgtttataaagtaaatatgttttaaattagaacactttaaaattttaaatatatttttatacataattttataaattgttttttttcaatttacaaTTGTTTAAAAGAGATTTTAaactgttaaaaaaattaaatttgtttcaattaaaatgtaaaacctttaatataattttaaataatcaaaacattttaaaagttattttaacttaattttaaaaatatttttaaaacataaagataaatttagtttttaatatttactcattttgtCACTTTTAActcttatttttccttttggatCACTTTATCCCTCaatctttaaaatatcaaattgctTTCCTTTGAATGgaaaagtgattaaattgttaatattttaaaatattcataacttGTGTGACAATTTACATACACTTCATTGaaacataaataacaatatttatgaCTGACagttttttcatttctttattttacatatattttttccatttttattgtataaaatttgtttttgccAAGAAAAAGAATTCGTGGAACATGTTAGTGTTAGTATTGTCATATTGCATTTAAagcattatataaatttataacttcaaaaaaaaaaaaaactttaagaaACTGAAATCAATATCAAGCTAGTCATCGAAAAATGTCATTGGAAATTTTGATAGCATCTAGTGATCGGGAAATTAGTGAAGGAGACTCTAATTAAGACCGTATCACAAAGAAAGTTCGTTTCAAAGAGATGACCGAAGACGCTGTTGAAGATATGGTCGTCGATCTGAGTTTGAAGGCTGTGGTCTCTTGGGCCATTGTTAGGCTCTGGTATTATAAATGACGAAGATTTGGTCTTTGTTGAGGGTAATATTTTAAGATCCAACGTCAACGGAATCCCGACCATCGATTTTTCTGATCGTATCAAGAAATGGCTTGTTAAAGACATGGCAACTACTGTTGTTGTAAAGCTGTTGGGACTAAATATAAGGAATGGAGTTTTACATAGTCGGATCTCCAATTTGTGGAGGCCCTCTCAACCCTTTCAACTTATGGATGTTGAAAACGGGTATTACTTGGTTAGGTTTCAAAGCAAAGTTGACTACAATATGGTGTTTGGCTCAAGGGTCATAGGTTGTTTTTGGCCATTACCTCACTGTTCAACCTTGGACAGTTGATTTCAACCCGTAGAAGCCGTTTCCAAACATGGTCCTAGTGTGGATCCGCTTTCCGGGCATGTTGGGTTTTCTCTATAAACGATGAGTTTTAGAAGAAATTGGTAGCTTAAAGTAACCCGGTTGGATGTTAAAACAGAAAGTGGCGCAAGAGGACTGCTTGCAAGGATCCTGTCTTCGTTGACTAGGAGAAGCTACTCGTCTCGCAGATCCTTGTCGATGGAAAGCTTCAAAGGGTGGAGTTTGAGTCTCTGCCAGCCGTTTGTTTCTCCTGTGGCTGTTATGGCAACCTTAAGGACATTTGCCCTTCCAATGGTCCAGATCTGAATTTCGCCGCCGGAAAGGAGCAGGTTTCCTGTCCAGGCGTCGTTAAACCAGCTTCGGCGAGGATGGGGGATTCTTTTGGCCCATGGACGATTGTGGAACGAAAATCGTGCCAAAACCAGAAGGAAAATCGAAATCAAAAGCCAAAACTTTTTGATAAAGAATTAAGCAAATCTTGTTTTGAGGCGTTAAATTCACTGGATAGTGGGGCTGTTGATTTGGGGGATAAATTTCAAAGGagagttttgaaaaaaaaaaaatctaggtGATTAGGcttagggccagttcttcattgcttttgagaagtgtttttgagaaatttgagtgtttggtattgttgtcaaaaagtgcttttgaagaataaaatgtccattttagacatgacaTTATAAagtagtaaatatatatttaaataatgttaaaattagttaatattatgatattttagtaaaaatataaaaaaataatttattataacttattgctaatattttaatatataatattaattttaaatatttcttagtaattaatattaattatttataaaatttaatatatttaaaatttaaatataaaaattaaatatttgtaattagatattgatacaattgtattattataaaaattatttgtaaaaaagaatCCATTTCTAATTTGTCCAAGTaaacaaatggatgaaattgcatagAATTCggtaatttcatttcatttcccATATAGAAATCGACTTGTTTTAACAAACAGTAATCAAAGCACaataagaagaaaaagtgaTTTGTTATGAACATGGTGTTGGGGTCAATAGTATGGCAACTCAACCTTTCAATAGCCAGACAAGTGTTtcgaaatttattaaatttaaaataactcgATCTATTTAACATTTTGACAAAGAAAAGCTAAATCCTTAAAATCGAATGatttagataaaatataatctgcATTTGAGCATTAACTTggaaccttttaaaatttaaattggcagatgattaaaatttattttttaaattttaaaattttagttaaattgttaatcttataaaaattatttttgttaaattcaagttaattgaaacatttttaattacattgtTATTAAAgggactttttatttaaaaatatcacacTAACCAATTTAACAAATACaattaatagtgttaacaaCTAATCTAAAAATGTGCCAATTAGAGATGACAGATTCAATAAAAATCAGATATAACAATTCTGAATTTGCaccttgttaaagaaataaaatgaggtTCGTAAGGAAATTAAACAGTCAAGTATATAAAAGTACAATAtccataaatttatttgtaaccccctcttttttttcccattttcaatgttcatgttgttacaaGGAAACAAATTCAAACTGGGGCTGTGTTCATCCTTTTTGCTTTTAAGACATCTCATAGTTTGGATAAAATTATCAGAGAAatcaactaaaataaaacatctTGGTTCAGGAATTTACAACATCTTTTTGCTCATATGGAAAGAGGTTACAAGCTCATGTCCTTCGGTAAGCTTAGTTCGAGAAAGTATAGGCTGCAGACAAAACCAGAACGAGATACGTCAAAGTTCGTAagaaaacaaacatatataatgCAAGTATCATTGTTTGTGCACGATTAATCTTTCGATACGAAAACGATAATCAAAGTGCATGTGTACATACGAGCTAAGAACCGAATATTAGAAGTTTGTTACCTTGCAGACATGAAAGCCATCCCGAAGAACACAGCCTTGACAGCTTGCTTCTGCCCGGAATAGTCAAATACCAATGGCAGCATTTCATGTAATGTTAGGAAGGCCATCACCCCACcaactgaaaattttaaacataaatttagaGTAGGTTTTCACTAGATGATAATATCAGAGAGCACAGTAAACCAGATTCTTTTTTTCCCGAACCAAAATCCAATACGAATGATTGATGGTACGACAAACCTGATCCTAACAAGCCCTCGAGAATTTCGGGACTTAAGCTGCTCGGGAACAGATAAGCTCGGGACTTAAGCTGCTCGGGAACAAACCTGATCCAATACGAATGATTGATGATACTTTAACTTGCACTCTTTAGCATGAATAAATATTCTTTGATAGAACaatgaattaataataaatatatcaatacaGAGCAGGGTTTTTTGATTATGAATCAACAATGCAGATATGCTCTCTCTGCTTCGTGGACTGCTCTCAGTCATTCTGTAACTTTATGAACTTTGAACAATGGATCAGGACCAGCATTTGCAACTCCATGACACCATgatattttaccattaaaatggggtttaaaattttaatcaatatcttatgaagttttattgagAGAGAAACAACAGGAGGCAAGAAAATCTATCACGTTTAGATTAAGGATTTGTTTTACATCAATATTACATTGAacaagaaagagaaaataaaacaactagCAATGGAGAGAAGGTGCAAGCAACAACCTCCTTTTAACGTGACATTCATATTAGACATTCATACGAAATGAACTGCAGCTCTTTTAACTTCTGTTTCCAGCAGGAAACAAAACTAGACTCACTCCCACAGTGTACTCCCctctttgttaaaatttttctaaaaaaataaaacaccttTCTAGGCCTTGTATGTAAGTTATAACAGTGACATTCCAAAGGGTGCAGAAGGAATTAAAAGAGGCAAGAAAAAGCTGTGAATTTTCAGCAACCAAACAGACAGTAAAAGaggaaacaaataaataagacaGATACAGTTTGTGTTCTTTTCACATATAGTTGTCAAGCTACCAAACAAATCTAAGATTATCTCCAAGACATGATCTCCAAGAAACAATTTTAACGGactaaatgaaaaagaaaagaatacaaCTGTTTGATCTCCAAGAAAATGGAGGAAACTAAAAGTTCATTATCTCTTTCACTCTTAGCTTTCTAAtttctaaaaagtaaaagtataacAACTTTCAGAACAATAACACAACAGAAAATATACTCGTGGATTTTCAGACCTCATAAAAACGGATCAACTTCGTTTAATACTAAGATTTTACGCACtgttgttcaaaataaaaatagtaagtAAATTTTAACTTGCTTTATAACCCTAAATTCAGTCCTTAATAAAGAAAGTAACTAAAAACTTTTCTGattagatcaaaattaaattaaatcattgagaaaacaaaaaaaaaatgcaatggTATTCAGTATTCATACTCTTTTTCCTACATTTTCTCAGCATCCAAACAATCATAAGAACTACAAAAAGTACTCACCGAAACGTAGTCCTCCACATCATCAATTCCTTCCAAGACGATTCCGGAAGACGATGCCGTTTCACCGGACATTGTCACGaaacaaaaaggaaatatacggaaaaaaattaagtatcaaCAGGGAAACTGAAATTTAACCGAATCCGAAGAGAAATTCCACTGCATCGCGTTTtgtttttctaagtataaaatcttctctgtttttttttttcagaggTTGAGAGGTCTTCAATAACCCAGCCCCggcattttttcttttcagaaaGAATCTTCTTGACTAGGGGCCGGCTTTTATATGTAAAAGAGATTCAATCCTTACCCGGAAAGTAACCATTGTTGTCTCTTACTCTTTTCGCTCGATGTAGGAGATGAAGGAAGCGTTGACAACCTAAGTTTATCTCCTATCCAATCTTCAATCAATTACGAAAATCAATCCcagacaaataaaaatatacagaagaagagaagaaaaagataaacTCACCGGCAGAGGGCAGAGGGcagaggaacaaagaaccaACAGAGGGCAGGGATGAGGGCAAAGAATCAGCAGAGAGCAGAGAGCAGAGAGCAAAGAAGGGCGTTCGTGTGTGGCTAAAAAAGTAAATGAACCagcccaaaagcactttttggctgaaaagctaaaaattttcaCTTCTCCATCTGGCCAAAAGCACTTCTCAGCTTCTGAGAATTTTGTCACTTTGTCACTTTGTCATTTACTCATTGTCACTTTTAActcttattttttccttttggatcACTTTATCCCTCaatctttaaaatatcaaattgctTTCCTTTGAATGgaaaagtgattaaattgttaatattttaaaaatattcataacttGTGTGACAATTTACATACACTTCATTGaaacataaataacaatatttatgaCTGACagttttttcatttctttattttacatatattttttccatttttattgtataaaatttgtttttgccAAGAAAAAGAATTCGTGGAACATGTTAGTGTTAGTATTGTCATATTGCATTTAAagcattatataaatttataacttcaaaaaaaaaactttaagaaACTGAAATCAATATCAAGCTAGTCATCGAAAAATGTCATTGGAAATTTTGATAGCATCTAGTGATCGGGAAATTAGTGAAGGAGACTCTAATTAAGACCGTATCACAAAGAAAGTTCGTTTCAAAGAGATGACCGAAGACGCTGTTGAAGATATGGTCGTCGATCTGAGTTTGAAGGCTGTGGTCTCTTGGGCCATTGTTAGGCTCTGGTATTATAAATGACGAAGATTTGGTCTTTGTTGAGGGTAATATTTTAAGATCCAACGTCAACGGAATCCCGACCATCGATTTTTCTGATCGTATCAAGAAATGGCTTGTTAAAGACATGGCAACTACTGTTGTTGTAAAGCTGTTGGGACGAAATATAAGTTATAGAGTTTTACATAGTGGGATCTCCAATTTGTGGAGGCCCTCTCAACCCTTTCAGCTTATGGATGTTGAAAACGGGTATTACTTGGTTAGGTTTCAAAGCAAAGTTGACTACAATATGGTGTTTGGCTCAAGGGTCATAGGTTGTTTTTGGCCATTACCTCACTGTTCAACCTTGGACAGTTGATTTCAACCCGTAGAAGCCGTTT
This genomic window contains:
- the LOC105761216 gene encoding zinc transporter ZTP29; the encoded protein is MVTFRELMMWRTTFRFVPEQLKSRAYLFPSSLSPEILEGLLGSVGGVMAFLTLHEMLPLVFDYSGQKQAVKAVFFGMAFMSASLYFLELSLPKDMSL